In Calothrix sp. PCC 7507, one DNA window encodes the following:
- a CDS encoding BamA/TamA family outer membrane protein — MRLSPLLVAAVAVAAPLSSSLSANAQTTNSSNQTAEVFPSATNQPPEKEISQNKLIEQLKSASKSTEVKSLTGLHSPAIAEFSTQSAVATPKIVIPTATTPKIAQTPAGTPKPTPQPTPAPAVPPAGTQKPTPTPQPTPSVTPPVGSPVFPATPGTTPGTTPGTTPETSEPRVLVSEVLVKSETGQLSPELEDQVYKAIKTQPGRTTTRSQLQEDINAIFGTGFFSNVQASPEDTPLGVRVSFVVQPNPVLTKVQIEANPGTGVASVLPAKTADEVFSSQYGSILNLRNLQEGVKQLTKRYQDQGYVLANVIGSPKVSENGVVTLQVAEGVVEDIKVRFRNKEGQETDEKGQPIRGRTKDYIITREVELKKGQVFNRNIVQKDLQRVFGLGLFEDVNVSLDPGSDPSKVNVVVNVAERNSGSIAAGAGISSASGLFGTVSYQQQNLGGRNQKLGAELQVGERELLFDLRFTDPWIGGDPNRTSYTANLFRRRSISLIFDGKDKNIETFGDETSTGGDRPRIVRLGGGITFTRPLSGNPYQNSEWTASAGLQYQRVSARDADGNARTQGTVYQDGKPTELVPLTQSGTGDDDLVLLQLGAQRDRRNNPLQPTSGSYLRFGVDQSVPVGSGSIFLTRLRGSYSQYIPIKLISLSKGAQTLAFNLQGGTVLGDLPPYEAFTLGGSNSVRGYEEGTLSSGRSYVQASVEYRFPVFSVVSGALFFDYGSDLGTSTRAAEVLNKNGSGYGYGLGVRVQSPLGPIRIDYGINDDGDSRINFGIGERF, encoded by the coding sequence ATGCGTTTATCACCCCTATTGGTGGCAGCAGTAGCAGTAGCAGCTCCGTTAAGTAGTTCGCTGAGTGCAAATGCTCAAACCACGAACAGTTCAAATCAGACAGCAGAAGTTTTCCCATCGGCAACAAATCAGCCACCAGAAAAGGAAATTAGTCAAAATAAGTTGATAGAGCAGCTAAAATCTGCCTCTAAATCAACAGAGGTTAAGTCACTGACAGGTTTACATTCCCCAGCGATCGCAGAATTTTCAACACAGTCAGCAGTGGCGACACCCAAAATCGTCATCCCCACCGCAACGACACCAAAAATTGCCCAAACTCCTGCGGGAACCCCAAAACCAACCCCCCAACCAACCCCTGCACCCGCAGTTCCGCCAGCAGGTACTCAAAAACCAACACCTACCCCCCAACCAACCCCCAGCGTTACGCCACCAGTAGGATCACCTGTATTCCCAGCGACGCCCGGAACAACTCCCGGAACAACTCCCGGAACAACTCCAGAAACAAGTGAACCACGCGTACTGGTATCAGAGGTATTAGTCAAATCAGAGACAGGACAACTCTCTCCAGAACTAGAAGACCAAGTTTACAAAGCAATTAAAACTCAACCTGGAAGAACAACCACCCGTTCCCAACTGCAAGAAGATATCAACGCTATCTTTGGTACAGGCTTCTTCTCCAATGTCCAAGCCTCACCAGAAGATACCCCTTTGGGAGTGCGGGTGAGTTTTGTTGTTCAGCCCAACCCCGTCTTAACCAAGGTACAAATCGAAGCCAATCCTGGTACAGGTGTCGCCTCGGTACTCCCTGCGAAAACGGCAGATGAAGTCTTTAGCTCCCAGTATGGTAGTATTCTCAACCTGCGTAACCTACAAGAAGGTGTCAAGCAGTTAACCAAGCGATACCAAGACCAAGGTTATGTACTGGCTAACGTGATTGGCTCACCGAAAGTATCAGAAAATGGAGTTGTCACCCTACAGGTAGCCGAAGGGGTAGTAGAAGACATTAAAGTCCGGTTCCGCAACAAAGAAGGACAAGAGACAGACGAAAAGGGACAACCAATTCGGGGACGGACAAAAGATTACATCATTACACGGGAAGTAGAGTTAAAAAAAGGACAAGTATTCAACCGCAATATCGTCCAAAAAGACCTACAGCGGGTGTTTGGACTGGGTTTGTTTGAAGACGTGAATGTCTCCCTTGATCCTGGTAGTGACCCCAGCAAGGTGAATGTAGTGGTGAATGTGGCTGAACGCAATAGTGGTTCCATTGCGGCTGGTGCAGGGATTAGTTCTGCCAGTGGATTATTTGGTACCGTCAGTTATCAGCAGCAAAACCTGGGTGGTAGAAACCAGAAATTAGGGGCAGAGTTACAAGTAGGGGAGCGGGAACTGCTATTTGATCTCCGCTTTACAGATCCTTGGATTGGTGGAGATCCAAATCGGACTTCCTACACAGCGAATTTATTCCGCCGCCGCTCCATTTCGTTGATTTTTGATGGCAAAGATAAAAATATTGAGACTTTTGGGGATGAAACATCCACAGGAGGCGATCGCCCCCGGATCGTCCGTTTAGGCGGTGGTATCACCTTTACCCGTCCCCTTTCAGGTAATCCCTATCAAAACTCTGAATGGACGGCTTCAGCTGGCTTGCAATATCAACGAGTTTCTGCCCGTGATGCTGATGGCAATGCTAGAACCCAAGGAACAGTCTACCAAGATGGTAAGCCCACAGAACTAGTTCCCTTGACCCAATCGGGTACAGGTGACGACGATTTGGTGCTATTGCAATTAGGGGCGCAGCGCGATCGCCGTAACAACCCCCTGCAACCCACCAGTGGCTCTTATCTCCGTTTCGGAGTCGATCAATCCGTACCTGTAGGCTCAGGTAGCATTTTCCTTACAAGATTACGGGGTAGCTACAGTCAATATATCCCCATCAAGCTAATTAGCCTCAGCAAAGGGGCACAAACCCTGGCTTTTAATTTGCAAGGCGGAACAGTCTTAGGTGACTTACCCCCCTACGAAGCATTTACCCTAGGTGGTAGTAACTCCGTCCGTGGTTACGAAGAAGGAACATTAAGCAGTGGACGTAGTTACGTACAAGCATCTGTTGAGTATCGCTTCCCAGTTTTCTCAGTAGTCAGCGGCGCACTATTTTTTGACTATGGCAGTGATCTCGGAACCAGTACTAGAGCGGCTGAAGTACTCAACAAAAACGGCAGTGGCTACGGCTATGGTCTTGGCGTGCGCGTACAATCACCACTAGGGCCAATTCGCATTGACTACGGTATCAACGACGATGGTGACAGCCGTATCAACTTTGGCATTGGTGAAAGGTTTTAA
- the lpxA gene encoding acyl-ACP--UDP-N-acetylglucosamine O-acyltransferase, translating to MKTLIHPTAVVHPNSELHPTVQVGAYAVIGEHVKVGPETIIGAHVVLEGPCEIGARNQFFPGAAIGMEPQDLKFVGEPTWVKIGDNNLIREYVTINRATGAGEATVIGNGNLLMAYVHVAHNCIIEDHVVIPNSVALAGHVHIESRARLGGVLGVHQFVHIGRHAMVGGMARIDRDVPPYMLVEGNPARVRTLNLVGLKRSGMSAGNLQILKKAFRILYRSNLPFTDALEQLEMLGDTEELQNLRRFLLLSKMPGRRGLIPGKSKPGVSDES from the coding sequence TTGAAGACGCTTATTCATCCAACTGCTGTAGTCCATCCTAACTCGGAACTCCATCCTACAGTGCAAGTCGGTGCCTATGCTGTGATTGGAGAGCATGTCAAAGTCGGTCCTGAAACTATAATTGGCGCTCATGTGGTGCTAGAAGGACCGTGTGAAATTGGGGCGCGAAATCAGTTTTTTCCAGGTGCAGCTATCGGCATGGAACCCCAGGATCTCAAGTTTGTGGGTGAACCCACTTGGGTCAAAATTGGGGACAATAATCTGATTCGGGAATACGTCACGATTAACCGTGCCACTGGTGCGGGAGAAGCCACAGTAATTGGCAATGGCAACCTACTGATGGCTTATGTCCATGTGGCTCATAATTGCATAATTGAAGACCATGTGGTAATTCCTAACTCGGTGGCGCTGGCAGGTCATGTCCACATCGAATCACGCGCCAGACTGGGCGGGGTTTTGGGAGTTCATCAGTTTGTGCATATTGGTAGACATGCAATGGTAGGCGGGATGGCTCGCATTGACCGGGATGTCCCACCATACATGCTGGTGGAAGGAAATCCGGCGCGGGTGCGGACTCTCAATCTTGTAGGTCTAAAACGTTCTGGGATGAGTGCAGGTAACTTGCAAATCCTGAAAAAAGCCTTCCGGATTCTCTATCGCTCTAACTTACCCTTTACAGATGCTTTGGAACAGTTAGAAATGCTGGGAGATACTGAAGAACTACAAAACTTGCGGCGTTTTCTGTTACTTTCTAAGATGCCGGGTAGACGTGGTTTAATTCCCGGTAAGAGTAAACCAGGCGTTAGTGATGAGTCTTAA
- the fabZ gene encoding 3-hydroxyacyl-ACP dehydratase FabZ, with translation MSILTEANSTDAIAPASTENQAVLENTTAPEVKTTFTSEEIQKLLPHRYPFLLVDRIIDYVPGKKAVGVKNVTVNEPQFQGHFPGRPLMPGVLIVEAMAQVGGIVLTQLPALEGGLFVFAGIDKVRFRRQVVPGDQLILTVELLWVKQRRFGKMQASAKVDGQVAAEGELMFSLIS, from the coding sequence ATGTCAATCCTCACCGAAGCCAATAGCACCGATGCAATTGCACCTGCATCTACAGAAAACCAGGCTGTTCTAGAAAATACAACCGCGCCAGAAGTGAAAACTACTTTCACATCTGAAGAAATTCAGAAACTACTCCCCCACCGCTACCCTTTTTTACTGGTAGACCGGATTATTGACTACGTACCAGGGAAAAAAGCGGTAGGGGTAAAAAACGTCACCGTTAACGAACCCCAATTCCAAGGACACTTCCCAGGACGTCCATTGATGCCAGGAGTTCTCATTGTTGAAGCAATGGCACAGGTTGGGGGTATTGTGCTGACCCAATTACCAGCGCTTGAAGGGGGACTGTTCGTTTTTGCTGGTATCGATAAAGTCCGGTTCCGCCGTCAAGTAGTACCAGGGGATCAACTGATCCTCACCGTGGAACTGTTGTGGGTCAAGCAACGTCGTTTCGGTAAGATGCAAGCTAGTGCCAAAGTTGACGGTCAGGTCGCTGCTGAAGGTGAACTAATGTTCTCTTTGATAAGTTAA
- the lpxC gene encoding UDP-3-O-acyl-N-acetylglucosamine deacetylase, with amino-acid sequence MQQHTLAAEITQTGVGLHSGVSTNVRILPAEAGSGRYFVRVDLPDLPIIPAQVAAVSQTVLSTQLGKDLACIRTVEHLLAALAGMGVDNARIEIDGPEVPLLDGSARLWTESITQVGLVSQALSGAESPLVIKEPIWVYQGDAFVGAIPAAETRFSYGIDFELAAISNQWHSWSQAGNLENASASFATEIAPARTFGLLHQIEHLQRSGLIKGGSLDNALICGNDGWINPPLRFPNEPVRHKILDLVGDLSLVGNFPIAHFLAYKASHNLHIQLAQKILDLRF; translated from the coding sequence ATGCAACAACACACTTTAGCCGCGGAAATTACCCAAACCGGAGTAGGACTGCATAGTGGTGTTAGTACCAACGTGCGGATTTTGCCAGCCGAGGCGGGAAGTGGGCGCTATTTTGTGCGGGTAGATTTACCAGATTTACCAATCATTCCCGCCCAAGTTGCAGCGGTGAGTCAAACGGTGCTATCCACTCAGTTGGGAAAAGATCTGGCGTGTATTCGCACAGTAGAGCATTTATTGGCAGCCCTTGCAGGAATGGGTGTAGATAACGCCCGAATTGAAATTGATGGGCCAGAAGTGCCACTTTTGGATGGTTCAGCAAGACTGTGGACAGAAAGTATCACTCAAGTGGGTTTAGTCTCACAAGCACTTTCAGGCGCTGAATCACCATTGGTGATCAAAGAACCAATTTGGGTTTATCAGGGTGATGCTTTTGTCGGTGCTATCCCCGCCGCAGAAACTCGCTTTAGCTACGGGATTGACTTTGAATTGGCTGCTATTAGTAATCAATGGCACAGTTGGTCACAAGCTGGTAATTTAGAAAATGCCTCTGCTAGCTTTGCTACAGAAATTGCCCCCGCCCGTACCTTTGGTTTGCTGCATCAAATAGAACATTTACAACGTTCTGGTTTAATCAAAGGTGGCAGCTTAGATAATGCACTCATTTGTGGGAATGATGGTTGGATAAATCCGCCATTGAGATTTCCAAATGAGCCAGTACGTCATAAAATCTTGGATTTAGTAGGAGATTTGAGTTTAGTGGGAAATTTTCCCATAGCTCATTTTTTGGCGTACAAAGCCAGCCATAATTTACACATTCAGCTAGCGCAGAAAATTTTAGATTTGAGATTTTAG
- the purC gene encoding phosphoribosylaminoimidazolesuccinocarboxamide synthase has protein sequence MSVHSKLYEGKAKILYATDDPEVLLADFKDDATAFNAQKRGSIVGKGSINCTISSQLFQQLEANGIKTHFIDSPAPNQMRVAALKILPLEVVVRNIAAGSLCQQTGLQLGTVLKQPLVEFYYKNDQLGDPLLTSDRLYLMELATPEQVETITHLALQINEFLCHFWQRCGITLVDFKLEFGLDSQQQVLLADEISPDTCRLWDTAEEDSNRRVLDKDRFRRDLGNIENAYQEVLQRVLKAVESNP, from the coding sequence ATGTCTGTTCATTCTAAGCTATACGAAGGCAAAGCGAAAATTCTCTACGCAACGGACGATCCTGAAGTCTTGTTGGCTGATTTTAAAGATGATGCCACTGCTTTTAATGCCCAGAAGCGCGGCAGTATTGTAGGAAAAGGAAGCATAAATTGTACCATTTCCAGCCAATTATTTCAACAGCTAGAAGCCAATGGTATCAAAACTCACTTTATTGATAGCCCAGCCCCCAATCAAATGCGGGTTGCAGCGTTAAAAATTTTGCCATTGGAAGTAGTTGTGAGAAATATTGCCGCCGGGAGTTTGTGTCAACAAACAGGGTTGCAATTAGGTACAGTTCTGAAACAACCTCTGGTAGAGTTTTATTACAAAAACGATCAACTGGGAGATCCACTGTTGACAAGCGATCGCCTCTACTTAATGGAACTAGCAACTCCGGAACAAGTTGAGACAATTACCCATCTAGCATTGCAAATCAACGAGTTTCTCTGTCACTTTTGGCAACGGTGTGGGATTACCCTAGTAGACTTCAAACTAGAATTTGGCTTGGACTCACAACAGCAAGTCCTCCTAGCCGATGAAATTAGCCCCGATACCTGTCGTTTGTGGGACACAGCAGAAGAAGACTCTAATCGCCGGGTACTGGACAAAGACAGATTCCGTCGTGATTTGGGAAACATAGAGAATGCCTACCAGGAGGTTTTACAAAGAGTGCTAAAAGCAGTAGAAAGTAATCCTTGA
- a CDS encoding FHA domain-containing protein, which translates to MNALTLQWHDAGQDKTQKIYEQPVRIGRDPSQCDIVVSNGTVSGLHVAIFFHSQQQKFYIRNLREPNPPLVDGQQLFHGEMPLKEGSVIYLGQMEFKVTNIVIDSFPATILAPPQPPAHQHQRPKTPLYQSPQVQQHHPIYPPTPPPLPVGAYGLECSKCHKVSPLEKLNEGCHWCGTSLAAAVSVLVTPGN; encoded by the coding sequence ATGAACGCACTAACTTTGCAGTGGCATGATGCAGGTCAAGATAAAACTCAGAAGATTTACGAACAACCAGTTCGGATCGGACGAGATCCATCCCAGTGCGACATTGTTGTGAGCAATGGTACGGTATCTGGTCTACACGTAGCAATATTTTTTCACTCCCAGCAACAAAAATTTTATATTAGAAACCTGCGCGAACCAAATCCACCCCTAGTAGATGGACAACAGCTATTTCATGGGGAAATGCCTTTAAAAGAAGGCAGTGTGATTTATTTAGGACAAATGGAATTCAAGGTGACAAATATTGTAATTGACAGCTTCCCTGCCACAATTTTAGCCCCACCACAACCGCCTGCACATCAGCACCAACGACCAAAAACCCCTTTATATCAGTCGCCACAAGTGCAGCAACATCATCCCATATATCCACCTACGCCCCCTCCATTACCAGTAGGGGCTTATGGCTTAGAGTGTTCCAAATGTCATAAAGTTTCTCCCCTGGAAAAACTGAACGAGGGCTGTCATTGGTGTGGAACATCTTTGGCGGCGGCGGTGAGTGTGTTGGTGACACCAGGTAATTAG
- the lpxB gene encoding lipid-A-disaccharide synthase, giving the protein MRIFISTGEVSGDLQGSLLIASLKRHAVVAGWELEITALGGEKMAAAGATLVGNTTAISSMGILESLPYILPTIQVQRQAIAHLKQNPPDLVILIDYMGPNLGIGTHMQEHLPEVPVVYYIAPQEWVWSVSLRNTDRIVKFTDHLLAIFPEEARYYRQQGAKVTWVGHPLVDRMQNAPSRHTARANLGIPEEQIAIALLPASRRQELKYLLPIIFQAAQTIQQKLPAAHFWIPLSLEEYRQMIVAAIERYGLQATVVSGQQKEVFAAADFAITKSGTVNLELALLNVPQVVVYRLSPVTAWIARKILKGSIPFASPTNLVVMKPIVPEFLQEQATPENITQAAMELLLNPERRQQTLADYQEMRQCLGELGVCDRAAQEILQMLGGNGD; this is encoded by the coding sequence ATGCGGATATTTATCAGCACTGGCGAAGTTTCTGGCGATTTACAAGGGTCGCTATTAATAGCATCGCTGAAGCGTCACGCTGTTGTCGCAGGGTGGGAATTAGAGATTACAGCCCTTGGTGGTGAAAAAATGGCAGCAGCAGGGGCAACCTTAGTGGGCAATACTACTGCTATTAGCTCTATGGGTATTCTAGAATCCCTACCCTATATTTTGCCAACTATTCAGGTGCAACGACAAGCGATCGCCCACCTGAAACAAAATCCACCTGATTTAGTGATTCTCATTGACTATATGGGGCCAAATCTCGGCATTGGCACTCACATGCAAGAGCATCTGCCAGAGGTTCCTGTAGTCTATTACATCGCTCCCCAAGAGTGGGTGTGGTCAGTCAGCTTGCGTAACACTGACCGAATTGTGAAATTTACAGACCATCTGTTAGCCATTTTTCCTGAAGAAGCCCGTTATTATCGCCAGCAAGGGGCTAAAGTTACTTGGGTGGGGCATCCGCTCGTTGACCGGATGCAAAATGCCCCCAGTCGCCACACAGCCCGCGCTAATTTGGGTATTCCAGAAGAACAGATAGCGATCGCTCTTTTGCCCGCTTCTCGTCGCCAAGAATTAAAATATCTTTTACCTATAATTTTTCAAGCTGCACAAACTATTCAGCAGAAATTACCAGCAGCCCATTTTTGGATACCTCTGTCTTTAGAAGAATACAGGCAGATGATTGTAGCAGCAATTGAGCGCTATGGTTTACAGGCTACAGTTGTCTCTGGTCAACAAAAGGAAGTTTTCGCGGCTGCTGATTTCGCCATCACCAAATCTGGTACTGTCAACCTGGAACTAGCACTGTTAAATGTGCCACAAGTGGTTGTTTATCGCCTGAGTCCAGTTACAGCTTGGATTGCCCGTAAAATTCTTAAAGGTTCCATACCCTTTGCATCGCCTACCAATTTGGTGGTGATGAAGCCAATTGTGCCAGAATTTTTACAAGAGCAAGCAACACCGGAGAATATCACCCAGGCGGCGATGGAATTGTTACTCAATCCTGAGCGGAGACAGCAAACCTTGGCAGATTATCAAGAAATGCGGCAGTGTTTGGGAGAATTAGGAGTATGCGATCGCGCTGCTCAAGAAATTTTGCAAATGCTAGGGGGGAATGGGGACTAG
- the nfi gene encoding deoxyribonuclease V (cleaves DNA at apurinic or apyrimidinic sites), producing MKIPQHHAWPNTVEEAIAIQEQLRTEVITEDQLQAPIQYVAGVDMGFEADGTISRAAVAVLSFPDLQVLETTVAYRPTSFPYIPGFLSFREIPAVLDALEKVQIIPDIILCDGQGIAHPRRLGIASHLGVILDITTIGVAKSLLIGKHQELAETKGSWQPLIHQGETIGAVLRTRAGVKPVYVSSGHRISLSTAIDYVLRCTPKYRLPETTRIADKIASAR from the coding sequence ATGAAAATCCCGCAACATCATGCTTGGCCCAATACCGTAGAGGAAGCTATAGCTATCCAAGAACAGTTACGCACTGAAGTAATTACAGAAGATCAACTGCAAGCACCCATCCAATACGTTGCGGGAGTGGATATGGGTTTTGAAGCGGATGGTACTATTAGCCGTGCAGCAGTAGCAGTGTTGAGTTTTCCTGATTTACAGGTGCTGGAAACGACTGTAGCATACCGTCCTACCAGCTTTCCCTACATTCCTGGGTTCCTTTCTTTTCGAGAAATTCCAGCTGTACTTGATGCTCTAGAGAAGGTGCAAATCATACCAGACATCATTCTGTGTGATGGTCAGGGAATTGCCCATCCCCGCAGATTGGGTATAGCCAGCCATTTGGGTGTAATACTTGATATAACTACGATTGGTGTGGCAAAATCCTTGTTGATTGGCAAGCATCAAGAGTTAGCAGAAACAAAAGGTAGTTGGCAACCACTGATACATCAAGGGGAAACGATTGGAGCAGTTTTACGGACACGTGCGGGAGTAAAACCTGTATATGTCTCCAGTGGACATCGGATTAGTTTATCTACCGCCATTGACTATGTGTTACGCTGCACGCCGAAATATCGGTTGCCGGAAACTACACGCATCGCAGATAAGATAGCATCTGCAAGATAA
- a CDS encoding DNA cytosine methyltransferase has translation MRKQRPIAVDLFAGAGGMTLGFEQAGFDVLASVEIDPIHCAVHEFNFPFWSVLCKSVVETTGEEIRQRSEIGDREIDVVICGSPCQGFSLMGKRVFDDPRNSLVFHFHRLVLELQPKYFVMENVRGITLGEHKKILQTLINEFQAKGYTVEENYQVLNAAHYGVPQARERLFLLGAREDVELPKYPQPITKPAKPHKSKIKLSNLPTSPTVWDAIKDIPEVEQYADLIKKDWVVAEYGKPSNYALRLRGLSKLKNDYSYQREFDSRILTSSLRTKHSIATIERFAATIQGEREPISRFHKLHPDGVCNTLRAGTDKYKGSFTSPRPIHPFTPRCITVREAARLHSYPDWFRFHVTKWHGFRQVGNSVPPLLAKAVAMEIIRSLNVVPCKPNCQQKLGEERLLQLHLVQAAQYYQ, from the coding sequence ATGAGAAAACAACGGCCAATTGCAGTAGACTTGTTCGCCGGGGCAGGTGGTATGACCCTTGGCTTTGAACAAGCTGGCTTTGATGTTCTCGCCTCTGTGGAAATTGACCCCATCCATTGTGCTGTTCATGAGTTTAACTTTCCCTTCTGGTCAGTGTTATGTAAAAGCGTGGTGGAGACAACAGGGGAAGAAATTAGACAAAGGTCAGAAATAGGCGATCGGGAAATTGATGTGGTAATTTGTGGTTCACCATGTCAAGGATTTTCCCTCATGGGTAAACGGGTTTTTGATGACCCTCGTAATTCTTTAGTTTTCCATTTTCATCGCTTGGTTTTGGAACTGCAACCCAAATATTTTGTAATGGAAAATGTCCGGGGAATCACACTAGGCGAGCATAAAAAAATCCTGCAAACATTAATTAATGAGTTTCAAGCTAAAGGCTATACAGTAGAAGAAAACTACCAAGTTTTAAATGCGGCTCACTACGGCGTACCCCAAGCACGAGAAAGATTATTTCTCCTAGGAGCTAGGGAAGACGTAGAGTTACCAAAATACCCACAACCAATTACTAAACCAGCAAAGCCTCATAAATCTAAAATAAAATTATCTAATTTACCAACTAGTCCTACGGTATGGGATGCAATTAAAGATATCCCAGAAGTAGAACAATATGCAGATTTAATCAAGAAAGATTGGGTAGTTGCGGAGTATGGAAAACCTAGCAATTATGCTCTGAGACTACGCGGTCTTTCTAAATTAAAAAATGATTATTCATACCAACGTGAATTTGATTCTCGAATTCTCACTTCTAGTCTGCGAACCAAACATTCAATTGCAACTATTGAGCGTTTTGCTGCTACCATTCAAGGAGAACGAGAACCAATCAGCCGTTTCCATAAATTACATCCTGATGGTGTTTGCAATACACTCAGAGCCGGAACAGATAAATATAAAGGTTCTTTTACTTCTCCTCGACCAATTCATCCATTTACACCCCGATGTATCACCGTCAGAGAAGCAGCGCGACTACATTCTTACCCCGATTGGTTTAGATTTCATGTCACCAAATGGCATGGATTTCGGCAAGTGGGAAATTCTGTACCACCACTGTTAGCAAAAGCTGTGGCGATGGAGATTATTCGCAGTTTGAATGTGGTGCCTTGTAAGCCAAATTGTCAGCAAAAACTGGGTGAGGAGAGGCTGCTTCAACTTCATCTAGTGCAAGCTGCACAATATTATCAATAG